The Peromyscus eremicus chromosome 11, PerEre_H2_v1, whole genome shotgun sequence genome includes a window with the following:
- the Lrrc14b gene encoding leucine-rich repeat-containing protein 14B, which produces MRSLRFISAEALVSHPKLAEESLDHIAYNLYPLLFKASYLLEQAEVTRAVLSHWPLEEFRLAVLLGPNTDHPEDLRDRACKACLEACMQGLADHVLQSGSDRLRVADFTGIQDVQVQQCPCGRALGRWGRTKVLARTCCQLQGQSCTARHPIEVFADLFVTEGNFDMVVQALKPAGPAPLRVCCPSLRADSLSPGQLLQVLGLAGPSKLRKLEVVHNVRLHAGHVQQLLAQVGFPQLTSLTLPTKAFDAPPTYALTPEGEDRLLTSIAWELSRMNQLTELSVAFSTLTGKIQTLLSPLKTPLRVLDLANCALNHEDISFLADCKHTAHLEVLDLSGHNLVHLYPSTFFRLLSQAAQTLRVLTLEECNITDNHVGMMILGLSPCNQLQEFKFLGNPLSASALQRLFAALCELPRLRHIEFPVPKDCYPEGATYPQDELSVSKFDQQKYDMIAEDLRAVLLRANREDIQASTPLFGSFDPDIHETSNELGTFLLQAFKTALENFSRALEQME; this is translated from the exons ATGAGGTCGCTCCGTTTTATTTCTGCTGAAGCCTTGGTGTCCCACCCCAAGCTGGCCGAGGAGAGCCTGGACCATATAGCCTACAACCTCTACCCACTCCTATTCAAGGCCAGTTACCTGCTAGAGCAGGCAGAAGTAACCCGTGCTGTGCTGAGTCACTGGCCCCTAGAGGAGTTCCGGCTGGCTGTGCTGCTGGGGCCAAACACTGACCACCCTGAAGACCTACGTGATCGTGCCTGCAAGGCCTGCCTGGAGGCCTGTATGCAGGGCCTCGCTGACCATGTGCTGCAAAGTGGGAGCGACCGACTTCGGGTAGCTGATTTCACAGGCATTCAGGATGTACAGGTGCAGCAATGTCCTTGTGGGAGGGCACTAGGAAGGTGGGGCCGTACTAAGGTGCTGGCCAGGACCTGCTGCCAGCTCCAAGGACAGTCCTGTACAGCTAGGCACCCCATTGAAGTCTTTGCTGACCTCTTTGTCACAGAAGGTAACTTtgacatggtggtgcaggccctGAAGCCAGCAGGCCCAGCCCCTCTGCGGGTCTGCTGCCCTTCACTCCGGGCAGATAGCCTGAGCCCTGGGCAGCTCCTACAAGTGCTTGGCCTAGCTGGGCCAAGCAAGCTAAGAAAGTTGGAGGTAGTACACAATGTACGGTTGCATGCTGGCCATGTACAGCAGCTACTGGCCCAGGTGGGCTTCCCTCAACTGACCTCACTCACCTTACCCACCAAGGCCTTCGATGCACCCCCCACCTATGCCCTAACTCCAGAGGGTGAGGATCGCCTCCTCACCTCTATTGCCTGGGAGCTCAGCCGGATGAACCAGCTCACCGAGCTAAGTGTAGCTTTCTCTACACTGACTGGGAAGATCCAAACATTGCTTAG TCCCTTGAAGACCCCACTAAGAGTGCTGGACCTAGCCAACTGTGCCCTTAATCACGAAGACATATCCTTCTTAGCAGATTGTAAGCACACTGCCCACTTGGAGGTGCTGGACCTTAGTGGACACAACCTGGTACATCTGTACCCTTCTACCTTCttcaggctgctgagccaggctgCCCAAACACTGAGAGTACTCACCCTAGAGGAGTGCAACATCACAGACAACCATGTTGGAATGATGATTCTGGGCCTCAGCCCTTGCAaccagctccaggagttcaagtTCCTTGGAAACCCACTGTCAGCCAGTGCTCTCCAGCGCCTTTTTGCTGCACTCTGTGAACTCCCTAGGCTGCGTCACATTGAGTTCCCAGTGCCAAAGGACTGCTACCCTGAGGGTGCTACCTACCCCCAGGATGAGCTGTCAGTGTCCAAATTTGACCAACAGAAATATGACATGATTGCAGAGGACCTACGAGCAGTACTGCTTCGAGCTAACCGGGAGGACATCCAGGCCTCCACCCCTCTTTTTGGAAGTTTTGACCCAGACATTCATGAAACCAGCAATGAACTTGGTACTTTTTTGCTGCAAGCTTTCAAAACTGCTTTGGAAAACTTTTCCAGAGCACTAGAACAAATGGAGTAG